From Curtobacterium sp. SGAir0471, the proteins below share one genomic window:
- a CDS encoding GuaB1 family IMP dehydrogenase-related protein — MRFYETRPTHDLTYSDVFLVPSRSGVTSRFDVDLATNDGTGATIPIVSANMNSVTGPRLAATLARRGGLGVLPQDMHLQDLDAAIRWVKEQPVDFDTAYDMRADTTVAEALEQLLPVAGRGVVVRDEAGEYLGCVPAARLGTAGADATIGDLLHGPSTAIDAEDAGTPRHVYDVLSAAEVDFAPVVRHGRVVGTTSQTSAIRQDIYTPAVDGEGRLRVAAAVGINGDVAAKAKALAAAGVDVLVLDTAHGHQEGMLRALRTVSALGLGLPIVAGNVVTADAVAHLVDAGATIIKVGVGPGAMCTTRMMTAVGRPQFSAVLETAAAARSLGAHVWADGGVRYPRDVALALAAGASSVMIGSWFAGTLEAPGVLRRDAAGKAYKESWGMASAKAVRERFERLDPYERARKALFAEGISSSTIYLDPERPSVEDLLDMITTGIRSSATYAGASSLAEFTDRALVGIQSAAGYEEGKPLPVSW; from the coding sequence ATGAGGTTCTACGAGACGCGGCCGACGCACGACCTGACCTACTCCGACGTCTTCCTCGTCCCGAGCCGGTCCGGGGTGACGAGTCGCTTCGACGTGGACCTCGCCACGAACGACGGCACCGGCGCCACGATCCCGATCGTCAGCGCCAACATGAACTCGGTCACGGGTCCGCGCCTCGCCGCCACCCTGGCCCGCCGCGGCGGCCTCGGCGTGCTGCCGCAGGACATGCACCTCCAGGACCTCGACGCGGCGATCCGCTGGGTCAAGGAGCAGCCGGTCGACTTCGACACCGCCTACGACATGCGTGCCGACACCACCGTCGCCGAGGCCCTCGAGCAGCTCCTGCCCGTCGCCGGCCGCGGGGTCGTCGTGCGCGACGAGGCGGGGGAGTACCTCGGCTGCGTGCCGGCCGCCCGACTCGGCACCGCCGGAGCGGACGCCACGATCGGCGACCTGCTGCACGGGCCCTCGACGGCGATCGACGCCGAGGACGCCGGCACCCCGCGGCACGTGTACGACGTGCTCTCGGCAGCCGAGGTCGACTTCGCCCCGGTCGTCCGGCACGGCCGGGTCGTGGGCACCACCAGCCAGACGAGCGCGATCCGCCAGGACATCTACACGCCCGCCGTCGACGGGGAGGGCCGACTCCGGGTCGCCGCGGCGGTCGGCATCAACGGCGACGTCGCCGCGAAGGCGAAGGCCCTCGCCGCTGCCGGGGTCGACGTGCTCGTGCTCGACACCGCGCACGGGCACCAGGAGGGCATGCTCCGCGCACTCCGGACCGTGTCGGCGCTCGGACTCGGTCTGCCGATCGTCGCCGGCAACGTCGTCACCGCCGACGCAGTTGCGCACCTGGTCGACGCCGGCGCGACGATCATCAAGGTCGGTGTCGGGCCGGGCGCCATGTGCACCACCCGCATGATGACGGCCGTCGGTCGTCCGCAGTTCTCCGCCGTGCTCGAGACCGCCGCGGCCGCTCGGTCGCTCGGCGCGCACGTCTGGGCCGACGGCGGGGTCCGCTACCCGCGCGACGTCGCGCTCGCCCTGGCAGCCGGTGCGTCGAGCGTGATGATCGGCTCGTGGTTCGCCGGGACGCTTGAGGCTCCGGGGGTGCTCCGTCGCGACGCCGCCGGCAAGGCCTACAAGGAGAGCTGGGGCATGGCGTCGGCCAAGGCGGTGCGGGAGCGCTTCGAGCGCCTCGACCCCTACGAGCGCGCACGCAAGGCGCTCTTCGCCGAGGGCATCTCGTCGTCGACGATCTACCTCGACCCGGAGCGTCCGAGCGTCGAGGACCTGCTCGACATGATCACCACGGGCATCCGCAGCTCGGCGACGTACGCGGGGGCGTCCTCCCTCGCCGAGTTCACCGACCGGGCGCTCGTCGGCATCCAGTCGGCCGCGGGCTACGAGGAGGGCAAGCCGCTCCCCGTGAGCTGGTAG
- a CDS encoding multifunctional oxoglutarate decarboxylase/oxoglutarate dehydrogenase thiamine pyrophosphate-binding subunit/dihydrolipoyllysine-residue succinyltransferase subunit: MSSHLTGTDETAGEFGANEWLVDELYEQFVADKESVDKSWWPVLESYHRSQTGGAADGSAPSGSSAPAPTQSSAPAPAQSQPQSITQQPATGDAPAEAKPGGPIQAKTTSRQPTPQPIPAEANDQADDHEETHEDVATPLRGMAKTLASNMDASLTVPTATSVRTIPAKLMIDNRIVINNHLRRARGGKISFTHLIGWAMVQALQDFPSQNVFYEERDGKPFVVEPAHVNLGIAIDVPKKDGTRSLLVPSIKRAETLTFGQFLAAYEDLVKRARDNKLTPADFQGTTISLTNPGGIGTVHSVPRLTKGQGSIIGAGALEYPAQFQGSATKTLVELGVGKTITLTSTYDHRVIQGAGSGEYLKKVHERLIGEHGFYEGIFSALRIPYKPIQWANDINVDLAHRVNKTSRVQELINSFRVRGHLMADIDPLEYRQRTHPDLELENHGLTFWDLDREFVTGGLAGTTTAPLRDVLGILRDAYCRTVGVEYMHIQDPEQRRWVQGHIEVPYSKPSKDEQLRVLGKLNEAEAFETFLQTKYVGQKRFSLEGGESTIAFLDTLIQHAAGAGLDEVAIGMAHRGRLNVLTNIAGKTYGQIFREFEGSSLPGSVSGQGSGDVKYHVGTEGVFRASDGSSIPVTIAANPSHLEAVDGVLEGIVRAKQDRTPPGTFGVLPVLVHGDAAMAGQGVVVETLQMSQLRGYRTGGTVHLVINNQVGFTTPPESARSSVYSTDVAKTIQAPIFHVNGDDPEAVARVAELAFAYREEFHRDVVIDLVCYRRRGHNEGDDPSMTQPLMYNLIEAKRSVRTLYTEALVGRGDITQEEYDEAHRDFQDRLERAFAETHEAQTGTMPVITTDDDGAVDGLERPTAQRDDAEVEVHDTAISEELVRAIGDAHSNPPAGFSIHPKLQQLLTKRTEMTRSGGIDWAMAELMAIGSVLVEGKPVRLAGQDARRGTFVQRQAVFHDRVNGQEWLPLANVAEDQARLYIYDSLLSEYAAMAFEYGYSVERPEALVLWEAQFGDFANGAQTVIDEFISSAEQKWGQRSGLVLLLPHGYEGQGPDHSSARIERYLQLCAEDNMIVARPSTPASWFHLLRRQAWARPQKPLVVFTPKAMLRLRQATSPVEAFTSGSFREVLDDDRVTDKGAVRRVVLHSGKVHHDLRAELDKSGATDVALVRLEQLAPLPLEELLQVLAGYPQAEVVWAQEEPENQGAWPFVCMNLSPHLDGRPLSVASRPASAAPATGSSKRSAGEAADVVRKALG; this comes from the coding sequence GTGTCGAGCCATCTGACGGGTACGGACGAGACCGCGGGCGAATTCGGGGCGAACGAGTGGCTGGTCGACGAGCTCTACGAGCAGTTCGTCGCCGACAAGGAGTCCGTGGACAAGTCGTGGTGGCCCGTGCTCGAGAGCTACCACCGCTCCCAGACCGGCGGAGCTGCCGACGGCTCCGCCCCGTCCGGCTCCTCGGCCCCCGCCCCCACGCAGTCGTCGGCTCCCGCCCCCGCGCAGTCACAGCCGCAGTCGATCACGCAGCAGCCCGCCACGGGTGACGCGCCGGCCGAGGCGAAGCCGGGCGGTCCGATCCAGGCGAAGACGACCTCGCGCCAGCCGACCCCGCAGCCGATCCCCGCCGAGGCCAACGACCAGGCCGACGACCACGAGGAGACCCACGAGGACGTGGCGACCCCGCTCCGGGGCATGGCGAAGACCCTCGCCTCGAACATGGACGCCTCGCTCACGGTCCCCACGGCGACCAGCGTCCGGACGATCCCGGCGAAGCTGATGATCGACAACCGCATCGTCATCAACAACCACCTGCGCCGAGCCCGCGGCGGCAAGATCTCCTTCACGCACCTGATCGGCTGGGCGATGGTGCAGGCGCTGCAGGACTTCCCGAGCCAGAACGTCTTCTACGAGGAGCGCGACGGCAAGCCCTTCGTTGTCGAACCCGCGCACGTGAACCTCGGCATCGCGATCGACGTCCCGAAGAAGGACGGCACCCGCTCGCTCCTCGTCCCGAGCATCAAGCGCGCCGAGACCCTGACGTTCGGGCAGTTCCTCGCCGCCTACGAGGACCTCGTCAAGCGCGCACGCGACAACAAGCTCACGCCGGCCGACTTCCAGGGCACGACCATCTCGCTGACCAACCCGGGCGGCATCGGCACGGTCCACTCGGTCCCGCGCCTGACGAAGGGCCAGGGGTCGATCATCGGTGCCGGTGCGCTCGAGTACCCGGCGCAGTTCCAGGGTTCGGCGACGAAGACCCTGGTGGAGCTCGGCGTCGGCAAGACCATCACGCTGACGAGCACCTACGACCACCGCGTCATCCAGGGCGCCGGCTCGGGCGAGTACCTGAAGAAGGTGCACGAGCGACTCATCGGCGAGCACGGCTTCTACGAGGGCATCTTCTCGGCGCTGCGCATCCCCTACAAGCCGATCCAGTGGGCGAACGACATCAACGTCGACCTGGCCCACCGCGTCAACAAGACGTCCCGCGTGCAGGAGCTCATCAACAGCTTCCGGGTACGCGGGCACCTGATGGCGGACATCGACCCGCTCGAGTACCGGCAGCGCACGCACCCGGACCTCGAGCTCGAGAACCACGGGCTGACGTTCTGGGACCTCGACCGCGAGTTCGTCACCGGCGGACTGGCCGGCACCACGACGGCGCCGCTCCGCGACGTCCTGGGCATCCTGCGCGACGCGTACTGCCGCACCGTGGGCGTCGAGTACATGCACATCCAGGACCCGGAGCAGCGCCGCTGGGTGCAGGGCCACATCGAGGTGCCGTACTCGAAGCCGTCGAAGGACGAGCAGCTCCGCGTCCTCGGCAAGCTCAACGAGGCCGAGGCGTTCGAGACCTTCCTGCAGACGAAGTACGTCGGCCAGAAGCGCTTCTCGCTCGAGGGCGGCGAGTCCACCATCGCGTTCCTCGACACCCTCATCCAGCACGCCGCCGGCGCCGGCCTCGACGAGGTCGCGATCGGCATGGCCCACCGCGGCCGCCTCAACGTGCTGACGAACATCGCCGGCAAGACCTACGGACAGATCTTCCGCGAGTTCGAGGGCTCGTCGCTGCCCGGTTCCGTGTCGGGCCAGGGCTCCGGCGACGTGAAGTACCACGTCGGCACCGAGGGCGTGTTCCGCGCGTCCGACGGCTCGAGCATCCCGGTCACGATCGCGGCGAACCCCTCGCACCTCGAAGCCGTCGACGGCGTCCTCGAGGGCATCGTCCGCGCGAAGCAGGACCGCACCCCGCCCGGCACCTTCGGCGTGCTGCCGGTGCTCGTGCACGGCGACGCGGCCATGGCCGGCCAGGGCGTCGTGGTCGAGACCCTGCAGATGTCCCAGCTGCGCGGCTACCGCACGGGCGGCACGGTGCACCTCGTGATCAACAACCAGGTCGGCTTCACCACGCCCCCGGAGTCCGCGCGCAGCTCGGTCTACTCGACCGACGTCGCGAAGACGATCCAGGCGCCGATCTTCCACGTCAACGGGGACGACCCCGAGGCCGTGGCCCGCGTCGCCGAGCTCGCCTTCGCGTACCGCGAGGAGTTCCACCGCGACGTCGTGATCGACCTCGTCTGCTACCGCCGCCGCGGCCACAACGAGGGCGACGACCCCTCGATGACGCAGCCGCTCATGTACAACCTCATCGAGGCGAAGCGCTCCGTCCGCACCCTGTACACCGAGGCCCTCGTCGGCCGCGGCGACATCACGCAGGAGGAGTACGACGAGGCGCACCGCGACTTCCAGGACCGCCTCGAGCGCGCGTTCGCCGAGACCCACGAGGCGCAGACCGGCACGATGCCCGTCATCACGACGGACGACGACGGCGCCGTGGACGGCCTCGAGCGCCCGACCGCGCAGCGTGACGACGCCGAGGTCGAGGTCCACGACACGGCGATCTCCGAGGAGCTCGTGCGGGCCATCGGCGACGCGCACAGCAACCCGCCCGCCGGCTTCTCGATCCACCCGAAGCTGCAGCAGCTGCTCACCAAGCGCACCGAGATGACCCGCTCCGGCGGCATCGACTGGGCGATGGCGGAGCTCATGGCGATCGGGTCCGTCCTGGTCGAGGGCAAGCCCGTCCGTCTCGCCGGCCAGGACGCCCGACGTGGCACCTTCGTGCAGCGCCAGGCGGTGTTCCACGACCGGGTGAACGGCCAGGAGTGGCTGCCGCTCGCCAACGTCGCCGAGGACCAGGCGCGCCTGTACATCTACGACTCGTTGCTGAGCGAGTACGCGGCGATGGCGTTCGAGTACGGCTACTCGGTCGAGCGTCCCGAGGCGCTCGTGCTCTGGGAGGCGCAGTTCGGCGACTTCGCGAACGGCGCACAGACCGTGATCGACGAGTTCATCTCGTCCGCCGAGCAGAAGTGGGGCCAGCGCTCCGGACTGGTGCTCCTGCTCCCCCACGGCTACGAGGGCCAGGGGCCGGACCACTCGTCGGCCCGCATCGAGCGCTACCTGCAGCTCTGCGCCGAGGACAACATGATCGTCGCGCGGCCCTCCACCCCGGCGTCGTGGTTCCACCTGCTCCGTCGTCAGGCGTGGGCGCGCCCGCAGAAGCCGCTCGTCGTGTTCACGCCGAAGGCGATGCTGCGCCTGCGCCAGGCGACGAGCCCGGTCGAGGCGTTCACCAGCGGGTCCTTCCGCGAGGTGCTCGACGACGACCGCGTGACCGACAAGGGCGCCGTCCGCCGCGTCGTGCTGCACTCGGGCAAGGTGCACCACGACCTCCGCGCCGAGCTCGACAAGTCCGGTGCGACCGACGTCGCCCTGGTCCGGCTCGAGCAGCTCGCGCCGCTCCCCCTCGAGGAGCTGCTGCAGGTGCTCGCGGGCTACCCGCAGGCCGAGGTCGTCTGGGCGCAGGAGGAACCGGAGAACCAGGGCGCCTGGCCGTTCGTCTGCATGAACCTCTCGCCGCACCTCGACGGCCGCCCGCTCTCCGTGGCCTCCCGCCCGGCGAGTGCCGCACCGGCGACGGGCTCGTCGAAGCGCTCGGCGGGCGAGGCCGCCGACGTGGTGCGGAAGGCGCTCGGCTGA
- a CDS encoding GNAT family N-acetyltransferase gives MTLTAESITTWSDTDVADVTALVRLLGHVVDEPAMRARLERLVPEAGHRTWLVRGEDGRAVAVAGAQVTWSYASDEPTAQLLLLVVDPSARRHGTGSALIDVFETWATEQGAHRLSAVSAAATDSAHRFYQKRGYHEAGVRYTKLR, from the coding sequence ATGACCCTCACCGCCGAGTCGATCACCACCTGGTCCGACACGGACGTCGCCGACGTCACCGCCCTCGTCCGTCTGCTCGGGCACGTCGTCGACGAGCCCGCGATGCGCGCTCGGCTGGAGCGGCTGGTCCCCGAGGCCGGCCACCGCACGTGGCTGGTCCGCGGCGAGGACGGCCGCGCAGTGGCGGTGGCGGGCGCGCAGGTGACCTGGTCGTACGCGAGCGACGAGCCGACCGCGCAGCTCCTGCTGCTGGTCGTGGACCCGTCGGCCAGGAGGCACGGCACCGGTTCCGCGCTCATCGACGTGTTCGAGACGTGGGCCACCGAGCAAGGGGCCCACCGGCTCAGCGCGGTGTCGGCCGCGGCGACCGACAGTGCGCACCGCTTCTACCAGAAGCGCGGGTACCACGAGGCCGGCGTCCGCTACACGAAGCTCCGGTAG
- a CDS encoding zf-HC2 domain-containing protein: protein MSGCDCSKAKAELEEFLHDELCREDAADIREHMESCEDCTSEHRVGVVLMETVKRACAETAPEQLRTEILARIRVEQSTH from the coding sequence ATGAGCGGCTGCGACTGCTCGAAGGCGAAGGCCGAGCTCGAGGAGTTCCTGCACGACGAGCTCTGCCGCGAGGACGCCGCGGACATCCGCGAGCACATGGAGTCCTGCGAGGACTGCACGAGCGAGCACCGGGTGGGCGTCGTCCTCATGGAGACGGTGAAGCGCGCCTGTGCCGAGACCGCGCCGGAGCAGCTCCGGACGGAGATCCTCGCACGCATCCGCGTGGAGCAGTCGACGCACTGA
- a CDS encoding sigma-70 family RNA polymerase sigma factor, translated as MTTDEPQAAPHDLVEETEAQLDAVSGEADALEAEPADEKTVSEAELRSLFEDQALPFMDQLYGAAMRMTRNPADASDLVQETFVKAYAAFRQFRQGTNLKAWLYRILTNTFINTYRKNQRNPYQGTIDELEDWQLGGAESVTQSVSARSAEADAIDHLPSSAVKDALQSIPEDFRMAVYFADVEGFSYQEIADIMKTPVGTVMSRLHRGRRLLRGLLADHARETGIVPDAASTATMRGRGRGTTAAAGRTDGKDAR; from the coding sequence ATGACGACCGACGAACCGCAGGCAGCACCGCACGACCTGGTCGAGGAGACCGAGGCGCAGCTCGACGCGGTGTCCGGCGAAGCGGACGCCCTCGAGGCCGAGCCCGCCGACGAGAAGACCGTCTCCGAGGCCGAGCTGCGGTCGCTGTTCGAGGACCAGGCGTTGCCGTTCATGGACCAGCTGTACGGCGCCGCGATGCGGATGACGCGGAACCCGGCCGACGCGTCGGACCTCGTGCAGGAGACCTTCGTCAAGGCGTACGCGGCCTTCCGGCAGTTCCGGCAGGGCACGAACCTCAAGGCGTGGCTCTACCGCATCCTGACCAACACGTTCATCAACACGTACCGCAAGAACCAGCGGAACCCGTACCAGGGCACGATCGACGAGCTCGAGGACTGGCAGCTCGGCGGCGCCGAGAGCGTCACCCAGTCCGTGTCCGCGCGCTCCGCCGAGGCCGACGCGATCGACCACCTGCCGTCCTCCGCCGTGAAGGACGCGCTCCAGTCGATCCCCGAGGACTTCCGGATGGCCGTGTACTTTGCCGACGTCGAGGGCTTCTCCTACCAGGAGATCGCCGACATCATGAAGACCCCCGTGGGGACGGTCATGAGCCGTCTCCACCGTGGTCGCCGGCTCCTCCGGGGGCTCCTGGCGGACCACGCACGCGAGACCGGCATCGTCCCGGACGCAGCGTCGACGGCGACGATGCGCGGGCGGGGCCGGGGGACGACTGCGGCCGCTGGTCGCACGGACGGGAAGGACGCACGATGA
- the aroA gene encoding 3-phosphoshikimate 1-carboxyvinyltransferase → MAESTHSQQPGPWIAPLARGPLRGDVALPGSKSLTNRELVLAALADGPSTIRLPLHSRDSALMVAALRQLGVGIDEVDPADGAAPNPYGPDLRITPAPMHGDVAVDCGLAGTVMRFLPPLAALATGRVTVDGDPYARKRPMGAIIRALADLGVDVTDDGDGAMPFSFTGTGAVRGGRLEIDASASSQFVSGLLLSAPRFDEGLHLTHVGDRLPSLPHIDMTVAALRARGVRVDQPSIGEWVVHPGPVAARDVVIEPDLSNAAPFAAAALVAGGSVRIRTWPTDTTQVGADLETLLPLWGATVTRDGDDLVFDGGVGVAGGASLPGVTLDLTRGGELAPALVALSALADGPSEITGIGHLRGHETDRLAALAADVNRSGGSVQELDDGLRITPAPLHGGGWAAYDDHRMATAGALVGLVVDGVAVDDIGCTAKTLPQFPELWADLVATGSDPGTPTDARPSDGSVTP, encoded by the coding sequence ATGGCAGAGTCGACGCATTCCCAGCAGCCCGGTCCCTGGATCGCCCCCCTCGCCCGCGGGCCCCTGCGCGGCGACGTCGCCCTGCCCGGTTCCAAGTCGTTGACGAACCGGGAGCTCGTGCTCGCGGCGCTGGCGGACGGCCCCTCGACCATCCGGCTCCCCCTGCACTCCCGCGACTCCGCGCTGATGGTCGCGGCGCTCCGCCAGCTCGGGGTCGGGATCGACGAGGTCGACCCAGCGGACGGCGCGGCACCGAACCCCTACGGCCCGGACCTGCGCATCACGCCCGCACCGATGCACGGCGACGTCGCCGTCGACTGCGGCCTGGCCGGCACCGTGATGCGCTTCCTGCCGCCGCTCGCGGCGCTCGCCACCGGCCGGGTGACCGTCGACGGCGACCCCTACGCCCGGAAGCGCCCGATGGGTGCGATCATCCGCGCCCTCGCCGACCTCGGCGTGGACGTGACGGACGACGGCGACGGCGCCATGCCATTCTCGTTCACCGGCACCGGCGCGGTCCGCGGCGGTCGGCTCGAGATCGACGCGTCGGCCTCGTCGCAGTTCGTCTCCGGGCTGCTGCTCTCCGCCCCGCGCTTCGACGAGGGCCTGCACCTCACCCACGTCGGCGACCGCCTGCCGAGCCTGCCGCACATCGACATGACCGTCGCTGCGCTCCGCGCACGCGGGGTCCGGGTGGACCAGCCGTCGATCGGCGAGTGGGTCGTGCACCCGGGCCCGGTCGCCGCGCGCGACGTCGTGATCGAGCCCGACCTGTCGAACGCCGCACCCTTCGCGGCGGCCGCGCTCGTCGCGGGCGGGAGCGTGCGGATCCGCACCTGGCCGACCGACACGACGCAGGTGGGTGCCGACCTCGAGACGCTCCTGCCCCTGTGGGGCGCGACCGTCACGCGGGACGGCGACGACCTGGTGTTCGACGGCGGCGTCGGGGTGGCGGGTGGGGCCTCCCTGCCGGGTGTCACGCTCGACCTGACGCGCGGTGGCGAGCTCGCGCCGGCGCTCGTCGCGCTGTCGGCCCTGGCCGACGGTCCGAGCGAGATCACCGGGATCGGCCACCTGCGGGGCCACGAGACGGACCGTCTGGCTGCGCTGGCAGCGGACGTGAACCGGTCGGGAGGCTCGGTGCAGGAACTCGACGACGGCCTGCGGATCACGCCGGCACCGCTCCACGGCGGTGGCTGGGCCGCGTACGACGACCACCGGATGGCGACCGCGGGGGCCCTCGTGGGCCTCGTCGTCGACGGCGTCGCCGTCGACGACATCGGCTGCACCGCGAAGACGCTGCCGCAGTTCCCCGAGCTCTGGGCGGACCTCGTGGCGACCGGCTCGGACCCCGGCACCCCCACGGACGCGCGTCCGTCGGACGGGAGCGTGACGCCGTGA
- the rsgA gene encoding ribosome small subunit-dependent GTPase A gives MSWWDDVDGDEGDEDEPYGQYESRVRIRPNPKGNRPRTKTRPSYDDAPVGWVTNVDRGRFGVLVSAGQDDERVITATKARELGKKSVVTGDHVSLAGDVSGDPGSLARIVKVAERSTLLRRSADDSDEVERVIVANADQMLIVVAAADPEPRPRLIDRYLVAAFDAGLDPVLCITKTDLADPAPFLAHFACLDLRIVTSRSDDVPFDALHEVLDDQVTVTVGHSGVGKSTLVNAITGSTRATGVVNAVTGRGRHTSSSSIALRVRDGGWIIDTPGVRSFGLGHVQPENVFRAFAAHAVAVREPADGIPLSQAHDWEIVDRVHDGELGPTGVERLDSFRALLTGMGADDPGAD, from the coding sequence GTGAGCTGGTGGGACGACGTCGACGGGGACGAGGGCGACGAGGACGAGCCGTACGGGCAGTACGAGTCGAGGGTGCGGATCCGGCCGAACCCGAAGGGGAACCGGCCCCGCACGAAGACCCGTCCGAGCTACGACGACGCTCCCGTCGGCTGGGTGACGAACGTCGACCGCGGGCGCTTCGGCGTGCTGGTGTCCGCCGGACAGGACGACGAGCGGGTCATCACCGCCACCAAGGCCCGCGAGCTCGGCAAGAAGTCGGTCGTGACCGGCGACCACGTGTCCCTCGCCGGGGACGTCTCGGGCGACCCCGGCTCGCTCGCCCGGATCGTCAAGGTCGCCGAGCGCTCGACCCTGCTGCGCCGGAGCGCCGACGACAGCGACGAGGTCGAGCGCGTGATCGTCGCGAACGCCGACCAGATGCTGATCGTCGTCGCCGCCGCCGACCCGGAACCACGCCCGCGGCTCATCGACCGGTACCTCGTCGCGGCGTTCGACGCCGGACTCGACCCGGTGCTCTGCATCACGAAGACCGACCTCGCCGACCCGGCACCGTTCCTCGCGCACTTCGCGTGCCTGGACCTGCGGATCGTCACGAGCCGGTCGGACGACGTGCCCTTCGACGCGCTGCACGAGGTGCTCGACGACCAGGTCACCGTGACGGTCGGACACTCGGGCGTCGGGAAGTCGACGCTCGTGAACGCGATCACCGGGTCCACCCGCGCCACCGGCGTCGTGAACGCGGTGACGGGTCGTGGGCGGCACACCTCGTCGTCGTCGATCGCACTGCGCGTCCGCGACGGCGGCTGGATCATCGACACCCCGGGCGTGCGGTCCTTCGGGCTCGGCCACGTGCAGCCCGAGAACGTCTTCCGGGCCTTCGCCGCGCACGCCGTCGCGGTGCGCGAGCCCGCGGACGGCATCCCACTGTCCCAGGCGCACGACTGGGAGATCGTCGACCGGGTGCACGACGGGGAGCTCGGGCCGACGGGCGTCGAGCGCCTCGACTCCTTCCGTGCGCTGCTCACCGGAATGGGCGCGGACGACCCCGGCGCGGACTGA
- a CDS encoding inositol monophosphatase family protein: protein MDLSADLDFARSLADTADAISLERFRAADLHVTTKADSTHVTDADQAVERALRERLATERPDDAFLGEETTADTGADALSEGHRQWVVDPIDGTANYLRGVPVWATLIALAVDGRPVLGVVSAPALGKRWWAAEGLGAHSTDGPLRVSGVAALSDASLSYNSIQQWDEDDRLDTLVALSRKVWRTRAYGDMWSYMLVAEGVLDVAGEPDLKPWDIAALVPIVEEAGGRFTSLDGDPGPWHGSALATNGLVHDAVVDVIRRS from the coding sequence GTGGACCTCAGCGCCGACCTGGACTTCGCCCGCTCCCTCGCCGACACCGCCGACGCGATCAGCCTCGAGCGGTTCCGCGCCGCCGACCTGCACGTCACGACGAAGGCCGACAGCACGCACGTCACCGACGCCGACCAGGCGGTCGAACGGGCGCTGCGCGAGCGCCTGGCGACCGAGCGTCCGGACGACGCGTTCCTCGGCGAGGAGACGACGGCGGACACCGGCGCGGACGCCCTGAGCGAGGGACACCGCCAGTGGGTCGTGGACCCGATCGACGGCACCGCGAACTACCTGCGTGGTGTGCCGGTCTGGGCGACGCTCATCGCCCTGGCCGTCGACGGCCGCCCGGTGCTCGGCGTGGTCAGCGCCCCGGCGCTCGGCAAGCGCTGGTGGGCCGCCGAGGGGCTCGGCGCACACTCCACGGACGGTCCCCTGCGGGTCTCCGGTGTCGCGGCGCTGTCCGACGCCAGCCTGAGCTACAACAGCATCCAGCAGTGGGACGAGGACGACCGGCTCGACACCCTCGTCGCGCTGTCGCGGAAGGTCTGGCGCACCCGCGCGTACGGCGACATGTGGTCGTACATGCTCGTCGCCGAGGGCGTCCTCGACGTCGCCGGCGAACCCGACCTGAAGCCGTGGGACATCGCGGCCCTCGTCCCGATCGTCGAGGAGGCCGGCGGTCGCTTCACCTCGCTCGACGGCGACCCGGGCCCGTGGCACGGCAGTGCCCTCGCCACGAACGGCCTCGTGCACGACGCCGTGGTCGACGTCATCCGGCGCTCGTAG